Proteins from a genomic interval of Staphylococcus debuckii:
- the guaB gene encoding IMP dehydrogenase, which translates to MWENKFAKESLTFDDVLLIPAESNVLPKEVDLSVELSDRIKLNIPVVSAGMDTVTESKMAIAMARQGGLGVVHKNMNIEDQADEVQKVKRSENGVISNPFFLTPDEKVYEAEALMGKYRISGVPIVDNKEDRNLVGILTNRDLRFIEDFSIKISDVMTKEDLITAPVGTTLDEAESILQTHKIEKLPLVENGKLKGLITIKDIEKVHEYPFAAKDSLGRLLCAAAIGISKDTDIRAEKLVEAGVDALVIDTAHGHSQGVIDQVKHIKTTYPEVTVIAGNVATGEATKALFEAGADVVKVGIGPGSICTTRIVAGVGVPQITAVYDCATEARKQGKTIIADGGIKFSGDIVKALAAGGHAVMLGSLLAGTEESPGETEIFQGRQYKTYRGMGSLGAMESGSNDRYFQEDKVPKKYVPEGIEGRIAYKGLLQDNIYQLMGGVRSGMGYTGSHNLKELREEAMFTRMGPAGLAESHPHNIQITKESPNYSR; encoded by the coding sequence ATGTGGGAAAATAAATTTGCTAAAGAATCTTTGACGTTCGATGATGTACTATTAATTCCAGCGGAGTCTAATGTATTACCGAAGGAAGTTGATTTAAGTGTTGAATTATCAGACAGAATCAAATTAAACATTCCAGTAGTCTCAGCAGGTATGGATACTGTTACTGAATCAAAAATGGCAATTGCAATGGCAAGACAAGGCGGTCTAGGTGTTGTTCATAAGAATATGAACATCGAAGACCAAGCGGATGAAGTACAAAAAGTAAAACGTTCTGAAAATGGCGTTATTTCTAATCCATTCTTCTTAACTCCAGATGAAAAAGTTTACGAAGCAGAAGCGTTAATGGGTAAATACCGTATTTCTGGTGTACCTATCGTAGATAACAAAGAAGACCGCAACTTAGTTGGTATTCTCACTAACCGTGACCTACGTTTTATTGAAGATTTTTCAATTAAAATTTCAGATGTCATGACGAAAGAAGATTTAATTACAGCTCCAGTAGGCACAACTTTAGATGAAGCAGAATCAATTTTACAAACACACAAAATCGAAAAATTACCATTAGTTGAAAATGGCAAATTAAAAGGACTTATCACTATCAAAGATATTGAAAAAGTTCATGAATATCCATTTGCAGCGAAAGACTCATTAGGTCGTTTATTATGTGCAGCAGCAATCGGTATTTCTAAAGATACTGATATCCGTGCGGAAAAATTAGTTGAAGCAGGCGTAGATGCATTAGTTATTGATACAGCACACGGTCACTCACAAGGTGTAATTGACCAAGTTAAACACATCAAAACAACTTATCCTGAAGTTACAGTGATTGCAGGAAATGTTGCAACAGGCGAAGCTACTAAAGCATTGTTTGAAGCGGGTGCAGATGTCGTTAAAGTAGGTATCGGTCCTGGTTCAATTTGTACAACACGTATTGTTGCAGGTGTAGGTGTCCCTCAAATTACTGCAGTTTACGATTGCGCAACTGAAGCACGTAAACAAGGTAAAACAATTATTGCTGACGGTGGAATTAAATTCTCTGGTGATATTGTGAAAGCATTAGCAGCCGGCGGACATGCCGTAATGTTAGGCAGCTTGCTTGCAGGTACTGAAGAAAGCCCAGGAGAAACTGAAATCTTCCAAGGCAGACAATATAAAACTTATCGCGGAATGGGATCATTGGGCGCTATGGAAAGTGGTTCAAATGACCGTTACTTCCAAGAAGATAAAGTACCTAAAAAATATGTGCCGGAAGGTATTGAAGGCCGTATTGCTTATAAAGGTTTATTACAAGACAACATCTATCAATTGATGGGTGGCGTGAGAAGCGGAATGGGTTACACAGGCTCTCACAACTTGAAAGAATTACGTGAAGAAGCAATGTTCACTCGTAT